One Fusarium falciforme chromosome 1, complete sequence genomic window carries:
- a CDS encoding AcidPPc domain-containing protein — protein MHSYVKMADTGIGNISQSFRGRRLPLRLIFSYIFDWIVCLVFAGIGGVFDRLSPAKRPFSLVDPSISYPFEEHELVPAYLLFTLAIGVPIVIVAVVSLIFVPGPTVPKGTPAALIWQRKLWELHVGLLGLVLSLTLSWFFTSTMKNLFGKPRPDMLARCEPDWDNLKNHIVGGFSWGSMTGQLVDAGICQQKDEYKLNDGFRSYPSGHASTAAGGLIYASLFLASKFSVTVPFVMPSAASAAGATGAASHAAFPSRLVRPEIDPFEPTRGRGFDDGSASTSPTKGSPFADNAGQHNAKVQSLRRQAAAPPVYLLVLGLLPFAVSIFIAGSRWHDRRHHGFDILFGYLMGLIASIFAFRYYHLPIRAGAGWAWGPRSDERAFWAGVGRLGYAGTDEELAMPSRRPTQGVSADTSYPMTSALAQRNVRPRDESAGEPRPSQNFQDVELQQMDDRGRPENRFPEPLDNRV, from the exons aTGCACTCGTACGTCAAGATGGCAGACACGGGTATAGGGAACATCTCGCAGAGCTTCAGAGGCCGTCGCCTCCCGTTAAGGCTCATCTTTTCATATATCTTCGACTGGATCGTCTGCTTGGTCTTTGCTGGAATCGGTGGTGTCTTCGACCGTCTATCACCAGCCAAGCGGCCCTTTTCTCTTGTTGACCCTAGTATCTC CTACCCATTCGAGGAACATGAACTCGTCCCCGCCTACCTCCTCTTCACCCTCGCCATCGGCGtccccatcgtcatcgtcgccgtcgtctccttgatcttcGTCCCCGGTCCGACCGTCCCCAAGGGCACGCCCGCCGCCCTCATCTGGCAACGCAAGCTCTGGGAGCTTCACGTTGGTCTGCTGGGTCTCGTCCTGTCCCTCACTCTGTCATGGTTCTTCACCAGCACCATGAAGAACCTCTTTGGAAAGCCCCGCCCCGATATGCTTGCCCGCTGCGAGCCAGACTGGGACAACCTTAAGAATCACATTGTCGGTGGCTTCAGCTGGGGCAGCATGACCGGCCAGCTCGTAGATGCCGGTATTTGCCAGCAGAAGGACGAGTACAAGCTCAACGACGGCTTCCGCTCATATCCCAGCGGCCACGCCTCCACCGCCGCAGGTGGTCTCATCTACGCTTCGCTCTTCCTCGCCAGCAAGTTCTCCGTCACCGTCCCCTTCGTCATGCCCTCAGCTGCTTCTGCCGCTGGAGCTACTGGGGCTGCTTCACACGCCGCCTTCCCCTCGCGCCTTGTTCGCCCCGAAATCGACCCCTTCGAACCGACTCGCGGCCGCGGTTTCGACGACGGATCTGCCTCCACCTCACCTACCAAGGGCTCCCCCTTTGCTGACAATGCCGGTCAGCACAACGCCAAGGTCCAATCCCTGCGCCGCCAAGCCGCCGCTCCCCCAGTCTACCTCCTCGTCTTGGGACTTTTGCCCTTTGCCgtttccatcttcatcgctgGTTCGCGTTGGCATGATCGCCGACACCACGGCTTCGATATCCTCTTCGGTTATCTTATGGGACTAATCGCTTCCATCTTTGCTTTCCGCTACTACCATCTCCCCATCCGAGCCGGTGCAGGTTGGGCCTGGGGTCCCCGTAGCGACGAGCGCGCCTTCTGGGCTGGCGTTGGTCGTCTGGGCTATGCTGGAACTGACGAGGAGCTGGCTATGCCGTCCCGACGGCCGACTCAGGGTGTCTCGGCTGATACTTCATATCCCATGACGTCTGCTCTCGCACAGCGCAATGTGCGCCCTCGCGATGAGTCGGCAGGCGAGCCTCGACCCAGCCAGAACTTCCAGGACGTTGAGCTCCAGCAAATGGATGACAGAGGCCGGCCAGAGAACAGGTTCCCTGAGCCTCTCGACAACCGCGTGTAA
- a CDS encoding Casein kinase II subunit beta, with translation MDDYVSESDSDYTSYWRDWDVVCAQFISSRGNEYFCEIDEDYLTDRFNLTGLNTEVQYYQYALDLVTDVFDLECDDEMREAIEKSARHLYGLVHARYIVTTRGLTKMLDKYKKAEFGKCPRVMCHSHPLLPMGLSDVSNLKPVKLYCARCEDIYNPKSSRHAAIDGAYFGTSFHNILFQVYPALIPTKSVVRYVPRVYGFKVHASAALIRWQSVKRDDMRRRLRKLEIDTGFRDEMEEEEDDEEEDVEFEGIDGRMAVVEGL, from the exons ATGGATGACTACGTTAGCGAGTCCGATAGCGACTACACGAGCTATTGGCGAGACTGG GATGTTGTTTGTGCGCAGTTCATCTCTTCGAGGGGCAACGAGTACTTTTGCGAAATCGACGAAGACTACCTCACCGACAGGTTCAACTTGACGGGCCTTAACACGGAAGTCCAGTATTACCAGTATGCCTTGGATCTCGTCACCGATGTCTTTGATCTCGAGTGCGACGATGAGATGCGCGAGGCCATCGAGAAGTCGGCGAGGCACCTGTATGGCCTCGTGCATGCCCGGTACATTGTCACCACAAGAGGCTTGACAAAAATG CTCGACAAGTATAAGAAGGCCGAGTTTGGAAAGTGTCCTCGCGTCATGTGCCACTCGCACCCCCTACTCCCCATGGGTCTCTCGGACGTGTCCAACCTCAAACCAGTCAAGCTCTACTGCGCGCGTTGCGAGGATATCTACAACCCCAAGTCGTCGCGCCACGCCGCTATCGACGGCGCCTACTTTGGCACCTCGTTCCACAATATCCTCTTCCAGGTCTACCCGGCCCTCATCCCCACCAAGAGCGTCGTCCGCTACGTCCCCCGCGTCTACGGTTTCAAGGTCCACGCCTCGGCCGCCCTGATCCGCTGGCAGAGCGTCAAGCGCGACGACatgcgccgccgcctccgcaAGCTCGAGATCGACACGGGGTTCCGtgatgagatggaagaggaagaagatgatgaggaagaggatgtcgAGTTTGAAGGCATAGATGGCCGGATGGCTGTTGTGGAAGGCCTATAG
- a CDS encoding RIC1 domain-containing protein, translated as MYWPIGTPRIHATSSSRAPAFKLVVSNDGLTSPSESSLTASPGLASAQPRGHTLDDLDSLPPPTPVTPVTPGVRPVEHDDYTTSRPQPSLEGADADGIPIKDPILALRVSRSGHLFAVITTTSITIWQTKPAVILAVVVRSDYSLETYGKNVDLLLRPDSAILVIHTDQGYLITYSLATDSDSRVYKPHFANYHNVQRRRQSLIGGLAGLPPEQILWGAGEGPGVRDLSVRFRMVIKVDAGIESALALDDELVVATRKPAAVQCIRWTPDSTGSQTRTEIISRMGWVEKKATIVEMTHDRPMNLLTWITSSGRAYAVQRYNRHGDSNQADDADAKRLFKGHCFHVPKGHHDRAVAAVINARFSLIAVGCCDGTVQVYSVRDYSGNIPHSHTHKIPVSPSSSGPFTSLSYSPDGYCLFAGFKKGWSTWSMFGKLGSHSFSSEENASRANGEEWLSGVSGATWVGGGSEILMIGHRHEAIWSLEMAKNAVTGCYNEANVFRTVLQTPSSVMVYRGYDVPDLTSISAEPFLWHTAKIPATYLLNQWPIRQTVISSDGRYVAVAGRRGLAHYSVNSGRWKTFANEAMENEFQVRGGMCWHQHILVAAVEANRTFELRLFSRETGLDSSQILHKQTIPAPVVLVTTSGEDSLLVYTYENLLYHFIFTPHGGSVRLIQVGQIAFHGIVRSPARVRGLSWILPDTQLTDGDPSQDVAVASVIFLVDGKLVLLRPSLNDEGQLKYDMRVIAQNVEYHASMRDQPLRNANRQLEDTPPRNGPSVLRDSLWVFDGMELKAWPNINDVLEAAGDNNREPPTPVSVPVDFYPLSILLEKGIVLGVESDLVQRRDVNFSYFHFTIRTHLVLPDLLRFYLRQSRSVEAAHLAQQYQELEYFAHGLEILLHRVLDEEVDTSPKPADAVLPRVLSLLSSFKEYLDIVLQCTRKTEVRQWKTLFAYLPPAQELFEESLQRGSLKTAGGYLIVLHTLDELGSSTEQSVRLLSRAMREGDWELCKELARFLAAMDETGETLQEAMRMVEVVLRQDSGQDSIGSRLQIPSTRTVNGGGSGMTSGDEDGTSESDRRSASDGGSIASTISAP; from the exons ATGTATTGGCCCATTGGAACTCCTCGTATCCATGCTACCAGCAGCAGTCGAGCTCCCGCCTTCAAACTAGTCGTCTCCAACGATGGCCTCACGAGCCCTTCCGAGTCCAGCTTGACCGCTTCACCCGGCCTTGCCAGCGCCCAGCCCCGCGGCCACACCCTCGATGATCTCGATTCCCTCCCCCCGCCGACGCCAGTAACGCCTGTGACACCAGGAGTCCGACCTGTCGAGCACGATGATTACACGACGAGCCGACCGCAGCCGTCTCTGGAAGGCGCCGATGCCGACGGGATACCAATAAAAGATCCTATTCTGGCCCTTCGCGTCTCTCGCTCCGGGCACTTGTTTGCCGTCATCACAAccacctccatcaccatctggCAGACAAAG CCCGCTGTTATTCTCGCTGTCGTCGTGCGATCCGATTATTCCCTCGAAACATACGGCAAGAATGTCGACCTCTTGCTCCGACCCGACTCGGCCATTCTCGTCATACACACCGACCAGGGCTACCTCATCACCTACTCTCTAGCCACCGATTCTGATTCGCGCGTATACAAACCCCATTTCGCAAACTACCATAATGTTCAGCGACGAAGACAGAGTCTCATCGGAGGCCTCGCTGGGCTGCCTCCTGAGCAGATCTTATGGGGCGCTGGCGAAGGACCAGGGGTCCGCGATCTGAGCGTCCGCTTTAGGATGGTTATCAAGGTCGATGCTGGCATCGAAAGTGCACTGGCCCTCGACGATGAGTTGGTGGTAGCGACGAGAAAACCAGCCGCAGTTCAATGCATTCGCTGGACACCCGATAGTACGGGGAGCCAGACGAGGACCGAGATCATCAGCCGGATGGGTTgggttgagaagaaggccactATTGTCGAGATGACGCATGATCGCCCTATGAACCTGCTCACCTGGATCACTAGCAGCGGGCGAGCTTATGCTGTTCAGCGCTACAATCGCCACGGAGACTCTAATCAGGCAGACGACGCGGATGCTAAACGGTTGTTCAAAGGCCACTGTTTCCATGTCCCGAAAGGACATCACGACCGTGCTGTTGCAGCAGTCATAAATGCACGGTTCTCCCTCATTGCCGTGGGATGTTGCGATGGCACAGTGCAAGTCTATTCCGTCCGAGACTATTCTGGCAACATTCCTCACTCGCATACCCACAAGATCCCTGTatcaccatcttcctcgGGCCCGTTTACCAGCTTGAGTTACTCCCCCGATGGCTACTGCCTGTTCGCAGGTTTCAAAAAGGGATGGTCAACCTGGAGCATGTTTGGCAAGCTTGGAAGCCATAGCTTCAGTTCAGAAGAGAATGCGTCTCGAGCCAACGGAGAAGAGTGGCTTTCTGGAGTTTCTGGAGCCACATGGGTAGGGGGAGGCTCCGAGATTCTAATGATAGGTCACCGGCATGAAGCCATCTGGTCActcgagatggccaagaatGCCGTCACTGGGTGTTACAACGAGGCCAACGTTTTCCGGACAGTACTACAGACGCCGTCAAGCGTCATGGTCTACAGAGGTTACGACGTGCCGGATCTTACCAGTATCTCAGCCGAGCCCTTTCTGTGGCATACAGCAAAAATCCCTGCAACTTATCTCCTGAATCAGTGGCCAATCCGGCAAACCGTCATCTCGTCGGATGGTCGATACGTTGCCGTGGCTGGTCGTCGTGGACTTGCTCATTACAGCGTCAACAGCGGCCGATGGAAGACGTTTGCCAACGAGGCCATGGAGAACGAGTTTCAGGTCAGAGGAGGCATGTGCTGGCATCAACACATCCTCGTGGCCGCAGTTGAGGCTAACAGAACATTTGAACTGCGGCTTTTCTCTCGAGAGACGGGACTCGATTCGTCTCAAATTCTTCATAAGCAAACAATCCCGGCTCCGGTGGTGCTCGTGACCACCTCTGGAGAGGACTCGCTCCTCGTCTACACATACGAGAACCTATTATACCACTTTATCTTCACACCCCATGGTGGTTCGGTACGACTCATTCAAGTGGGTCAGATTGCCTTCCATGGCATTGTTAGATCCCCAGCTCGAGTCCGAGGCCTAAGCTGGATACTGCCGGATACCCAGTTGACAGACGGGGATCCTTCCCAAGACGTGGCAGTCGCGTCGGTGATTTTTCTTGTTGACGGGAAGCTCGTGCTGCTGCGGCCCTCATTAAACGATGAGGGCCAGTTGAAGTATGACATGCGGGTGATTGCACAGAATGTGGAATACCATGCCAGCATGCGAGACCAGCCGCTGCGAAACGCCAATCGCCAGCTGGAGGACACTCCTCCGCGGAACGGACCGTCAGTTCTGCGAGATTCCCTCTGGGTGTTTGATGGgatggagctcaaggcctGGCCGAACATTAACGATGTGCTTGAAGCAGCAGGGGACAACAACAGGGAGCCGCCGACTCCAGTGTCGGTACCTGTTGATTTTTATCCGCTTTCGATTCTTCTCGAGAAGGGCATCGTGCTGGGAGTCGAGTCAGATCTGGTCCAGCGTCGTGATGTGAACTTTTCCTATTTCCACTTCACAATCAGG ACACACCTCGTACTACCAGACCTGCTTCGCTTCTACCTCCGCCAAAGCAGATCAGTTGAGGCGGCTCATCTTGCTCAGCAGTACCAAGAACTCGAGTACTTTGCACATGGCCTCGAGATTCTGCTACATCGCGTGTTGGACGAAGAGGTGGACACATCGCCGAAACCTGCGGACGCTGTCTTACCTCGTGTGCTATCACTCCTGTCGTCCTTCAAAGAGTATCTTGACATCGTGCTACAGTGCACGCGCAAGACCGAAGTGCGGCAGTGGAAGACGCTCTTTGCGTACCTACCTCCAGCGCAGGAACTCTTCGAAGAATCCCTCCAAAGGGGCTCGCTGAAGACGGCTGGAGGTTATCTCATTGTGTTACATACATTGGACGAACTGGGTTCGTCAACCGAACAATCTGTGCGACTATTGTCTCGGGCGATGCGGGAGGGAGACTGGGAACTATGCAAGGAGCTTGCCCGGTTTTTGGCAGCCATGGACGAGACGGGTGAGACGTTGCAAGAGGCCATGAGgatggtggaggtggtgcTACGGCAAGATTCGGGCCAGGACAGTATAGGAAGTCGGCTACAGATTCCATCGACACGGACAGTGAACGGTGGAGGGAGCGGAATGACGAGTGGCGATGAGGACGGCACCTCGGAGTCGGATAGACGCTCAGCCAGCGACGGAGGCAGTATTGCTTCAACGATAAGCGCGCCGTAG
- a CDS encoding Beta-hexosaminidase, translated as MWSKPLVAVAALALTPVNAIWPIPREISTGEKALFIDQSIEITYNGDFVRWTSPLPGLVAQPDTKTMFDEQIPYTYQYSPAAGSDFSSKQIVQAGVSRALQAIFKDNFVPWKLRPRNSDFEPALNGKKWVKSLEITQTEEDDKATFKPLAGEVDESYSLTLSENGEAVIKAKSSTGCLHGLETFVQLFFKHSSGTSWYTPHAPVTIKDEPVYPHRGILLDTARSFFEVEHIKRTIDAMAWNKLNRLHLHITDSQSWPLEIPALPKLAEEGAYRKGLSYSPKDIADIYEYGIHRGVEVVMEVDMPGHIGVVELAYKDLIVAYNEKPYQWWCKQPPCGAFRMNSSDVYDFLDTLFGDLFPRISPYTAYFHTGGDELNHNDSMLDPGVRSNETEVLAPLLQKFLDYAHGKVRDAGLTPLVWEEMITEWNMTLGEDVVVQSWLGGTAVKDLVAAGHKVIDSDYNFWYLDCGRGQWLNFDNGQSFQTFYPFNDWCGPSKNWRLIYSHDPRAGLSEEEAKLVLGGEVAVWSETIDSVNLDSLVWPRAGVAGEVLWSGRTDASGKNRTQYDAAPRLAEMRERMVARGVGASPVQMPFCTQGGPEECAYFEP; from the exons ATGTGGTCCAAGCCCCTCGTCGCCGTGGCGGCCCTCGCCCTCACTCCCGTCAACGCCATATGGCCCATCCCCAGAGAAATCTCCACGGGAGAGAAAGCTCTCTTCATTGACCAGAGCATCGAGATCACCTACAATGGGGACTTTGTACGCTGgacttctcctcttcctggaCTTGTTGCGCAGCCGGACACTAAGACCATGTTTGACGAGCAGATACCCTATACTTACCAGTACTCCCCAGCCGCTGGCTCGGACTTTAGCAGCAAGCAGATCGTCCAGGCCGGTGTCTCACGCGCCCTACAGGCCATCTTCAAGGACAACTTTGTTCCCTGGAAGCTCCGTCCGCGCAACTCTGACTTTGAACCCGCCCTGAATGGCAAGAAGTGGGTCAAGTCGCTCGAGATCACCCAGActgaggaagacgacaagGCCACCTTCAAGCCGCTGGCCGGCGAGGTCGACGAGTCCTACTCGCTCACCCTCTCTGAGAATGGCGAGGctgtcatcaaggccaagtctTCCACTGGTTGCCTGCACGGCCTTGAGACCTTTGTCCAGCTCTTCTTCAAGCACAGCTCCGGCACCTCTTGGTACACTCCACACGCCCCCGTCACCATCAAGGATGAGCCCGTCTATCCCCATCGAGGTATCCTTCTCGATACCGCCCGCTCCTTCTTCGAGGTCGAGCACATCAAGCGCACCATTGACGCCATGGCTTGGAACAAGCTGAACCGCCTGCACCTCCACATCACGGATTCGCAGTCCTGGCCCCTCGAGATCCCTGCTCTGCCCaagctggccgaggagggTGCCTACCGCAAGGGTCTTTCCTACTCGCCCAAGGATATTGCTGACATTTATGAGTACGGTATTCACCGTGGAGTCGAGGTGGTCATGGAGGTTGACATGCCCGGCCACATTGGCGTTGTCGAGCTAGCCTACAAGGACCTTATCGTTGCGTACAACGAGAAGCCCTACCAGTGGTGGTGCAAGCAGCCTCCTTGCGGCGCGTTCCGCATGAACAGCAGCGATGTGTACGACTTCCTCGACACACTTTTTGGTGATCTCTTCCCCCGCATCTCGCCCTACACGGCCTACTTCCACACTGGTGGAGATGAGCTTAACCACAACGACTCGATGCTCGACCCGGGCGTTCGATCCAACGAGACCGAAGTACTGGCTCCTCTGCTGCAAAAGTTCCTCGACTACGCGCACGGAAAGGTCCGCGACGCTGGCCTCACACCCCTGGTGTGGGAGGAGATGATCACTGAGTGGAACATGACCTTGGGCGAGGACGTCGTTGTTCAATCCTGGCTGGGTGGCACCGCTGTCAAAGACCTGGTTGCGGCTGGTCACAAGGTCATTGACAGCGACTACAACTTCTGG TACCTCGACTGCGGCCGAGGCCAGTGGCTCAACTTTGACAACGGCCAGTCCTTCCAGACATTCTACCCCTTTAACGACTGGTGCGGCCCCAGCAAGAACTGGCGCCTCATCTACTCTCACGACCCCCGAGCAGGCCTGTCtgaggaggaagccaagcTCGTGCTCGGCGGTGAGGTAGCGGTTTGGTCCGAGACCATTGACAGCGTCAACCTCGACTCCCTGGTGTGGCCACGTGCAGGCGTTGCTGGCGAGGTGCTCTGGTCGGGCCGTACCGACGCCTCTGGCAAGAACCGGACACAGTATGATGCCGCACCACGGCTGGCCGAGATGCGCGAGCGCATGGTGGCCCGTGGTGTAGGTGCTTCGCCGGTGCAGATGCCATTCTGCACACAGGGCGGTCCGGAGGAGTGTGCTTATTTCGAGCCCTAG
- a CDS encoding Protoporphyrinogen oxidase — translation MSLCRAGSLPAALLSSGAASHRLNGCCHRSLHAIAARPRRRDHLRSISGRRAYTTEPKDADIAVLGGGLTGLSAAYYLAKKLPSTANITLYESSDRLGGWIKTDRVPVDVGGKQGVVLFERGARSLTSLAGNTFRYDDLVLYDLALDLGLKISSPGSKPRYIYYPDHLVTMPPFAPFADFLREPLFLQSFGAGLALAFNTLRRRQLPAQDYSVAEWLYKITNSRKAVGTLASAMMHGIYGGDINKLSARSVLDRIYWGWYLPNPGFHARPMPMPEKEILEALGKDKEIQKLALSPKNALLDFGESGMETLPRAMADALRSQPNVTIKTGEDVWGLTYDQKIKKIEIASSKSSEQPQRFDKVISTLSSQDTASLAPYKLRAFSKAHSVSIMRVNLWFPQENLKPPGLGYLIPNTVAPETNPEHALGVFFDSDVQVRSADEPAGTKLFVLMGGHYYDEPGAKIPSEDEAIIQARSLLERHLGIPRDAPCHAVAGLAKNCIPQHNVGHQDLLRDAHRELCTHFEGRLAVAGGSYGRIGAIASLRAGYDAALSTKSGLENTGLEYLNQLQDFAVVPIEKIPVRRFK, via the exons ATGAGTCTCTGCCGTGCAGGATCACTCCCGGCTGCTCTCCTGAGCTCCGGCGCCGCCTCCCACCGCCTCAATGGCTGTTGCCATCGCAGCCTCCACGCCATCGCCGCTCGACCTCGACGCCGTGACCATCTCCGGAGCATCAGCGGCCGACGGGCCTACACCACTGAGCCCAAGGACGCCGACATTGCTGTCCTCGGAGGCGGTTTGACCGGTCTCTCCGCTGCTTACTACCTCGCAAAGAAACTCCCCTCGACCGCCAACATCACACTGTACGAGTCCAGCGATCGCCTTGGAGGATGGATCAAAACGGATAGAGTGCCCGTTGATGTTGGGGGCAAGCAGGGCGTCGTCTTGTTCGAGCGCGGCGCGCGATCCCTGACTTCGCTGGCTGGAAACACCTTTCGATACGATGACCTCGTCCTCTACGATCTT GCTCTCGATCTCGGCCTCAAGATCAGCTCGCCGGGTTCCAAGCCGCGATACATCTACTATCCCGACCACCTAGTCACCATGCCACCTTTCGCGCCGTTCGCCGACTTCCTCCGCGagcccctcttcctccagagCTTCGGCGCTGGCCTCGCCCTCGCTTTCAACACGCTTCGCCGGCGGCAGCTCCCCGCCCAGGACTACTCGGTCGCCGAGTGGCTCTACAAGATCACAAACAGCCGCAAGGCGGTCGGCACCCTGGCCTCGGCCATGATGCACGGCATCTACGGCGGTGACATCAACAAGCTGAGCGCCCGCTCCGTCCTCGACCGCATCTACTGGGGCTGGTACCTGCCGAACCCGGGCTTCCACGCGCgtcccatgcccatgcccgaAAAGGAGATTCTTGAGGCGttgggcaaggacaaggagattcAGAAACTGGCGTTGAGCCCGAAGAACGCTCTGCTCGACTTTGGCGAGTCGGGAATGGAGACGCTGCCTCGAGCCATGGCTGACGCCCTGCGGAGCCAGCCAAATGTCACCATTAAGACGGGCGAGGATGTGTGGGGTCTGACTTATGAtcagaagatcaagaagatcgAG ATCGCCAGCTCCAAGTCAAGTGAGCAGCCTCAGAGGTTCGACAAGGTCATCTCAACCCTCTCGAGCCAGGACACGGCCAGCCTCGCCCCTTACAAGCTCCGGGCTTTCTCAAAAGCTCATTCAGTCTCCATCATGAGAGTCAACCTCTGGTTCCCCCAGGAGAACCTCAAGCCCCCAGGCCTAGGCTACCTCATCCCCAACACGGTGGCCCCCGAGACGAACCCGGAGCACGCcctcggcgtcttcttcGACTCGGACGTCCAGGTCCGCTCCGCCGACGAACCTGCCGGCACCAAGCTTTTCGTCCTCATGGGCGGCCACTACTACGACGAACCCGGCGCCAAGATCCCTTCAGAggacgaggccatcatccAAGCCCGCAGCCTCCTCGAGCGCCATCTCGGCATCCCTCGCGACGCACCATGCCACGCTGTGGCAGGCCTCGCCAAGAACTGCATCCCGCAGCACAACGTCGGCCACCAGGACCTCCTCCGCGACGCGCACAGGGAGCTCTGCACCCACTTTGAAGGCCGCCTCGCCGTCGCGGGAGGCTCATACGGCCGCATCGGCGCCATTGCCAGCCTCCGCGCTGGCTACGACGCTGCGCTTTCGACCAAGTCTGGGCTCGAGAACACCGGCCTCGAGTACTTGAACCAGCTACAGGATTTTGCCGTTGTCCCTATCGAGAAGATTCCCGTGCGGCGCTTCAAGTGA